One Vicugna pacos chromosome 29, VicPac4, whole genome shotgun sequence DNA window includes the following coding sequences:
- the MSC gene encoding musculin produces the protein MSTGSVSDPEEMELRGLQRGYPVPASKRPPLRGAERSYISPSDNSSAEEEDPDGEEERCALGAARGAGGCKRKRPRVAGGGGGKKPLPPKGSAAECKQSQRNAANARERARMRVLSKAFSRLKTSLPWVPPDTKLSKLDTLRLASSYIAHLRQLLQEDRYENSYVHPVNLTWPFVVSGRPDSDTKEVAAVNRLCGTTA, from the exons ATGTCCACCGGCTCGGTGAGCGACCCCGAGGAGATGGAGCTGCGGGGTCTGCAGCGGGGGTACCCGGTCCCCGCCTCCAAGAGGCCGCCCCTCCGCGGCGCCGAGCGCAGCTACATCTCGCCCAGTGACAACTCTTCTGCGGAGGAGGAAGACCCCGACGGCGAGGAGGAGCGCTGTGCCCTGGGAGCGGCCCGCGGCGCGGGAGGCTGCAAGAGGAAGCGGCCTCGGGTggcggggggcggcggcggcaaGAAGCCCCTCCCGCCCAAGGGCTCGGCCGCCGAGTGCAAGCAGTCGCAGAGGAACGCGGCCAACGCCCGCGAGCGCGCCCGGATGCGCGTGCTGAGCAAAGCCTTCTCCCGACTCAAGACCAGCCTGCCCTGGGTGCCCCCCGACACCAAGCTTTCCAAGCTGGACACGCTCCGGCTGGCTTCCAGTTACATCGCGCACCTGCGGCAGCTGCTGCAGGAGGACCGCTACGAGAACAGCTACGTGCACCCGGTGAACCTG ACTTGGCCTTTTGTGGTCTCGGGACGACCCGACTCTGACACCAAAGAAGTTGCCGCAGTTAACAGATTATGTGGGACCACCGCTTAG